The Kitasatospora setae KM-6054 genome contains a region encoding:
- the truB gene encoding tRNA pseudouridine(55) synthase TruB — MKRKGTGPDGLVIVDKPEGITSHGVVAKLRWLAGTRKVGHAGTLDPMATGVLVIGVERATRLLGHLMLTAKTYEATIRLGQTTVTDDREGEVTASVPADGVTPEAVDAQVAELTGEIMQVPSKVSAIKIDGKRSYARVREGEEFELAARPTTVHAFTVHERRAAVAEDGTPVLDLDVTVECSSGTYIRALARDLGAALGVGGHLTALRRTRVGPYAVESAHTLEQLEEKLEVLPIAEAAAAAFPRWDVDAEQARLLSNGMRLDAPGLGADGPIAVFDPDGRFLALIEESGGKAKPVAVFVG; from the coding sequence ATGAAGCGTAAAGGGACGGGCCCCGACGGGCTGGTCATCGTCGACAAGCCGGAGGGCATCACCTCGCACGGGGTGGTCGCCAAGCTGCGCTGGCTGGCCGGGACCCGGAAGGTCGGGCACGCGGGCACCCTCGACCCGATGGCCACCGGAGTCCTGGTGATCGGCGTCGAGCGGGCCACCCGGCTGCTCGGGCACCTGATGCTCACCGCCAAGACCTACGAGGCGACGATCCGGCTCGGCCAGACCACGGTCACCGACGACCGGGAGGGCGAGGTCACCGCCTCCGTCCCGGCCGACGGCGTGACCCCCGAGGCCGTCGACGCCCAGGTCGCCGAGCTCACCGGCGAGATCATGCAGGTGCCGTCCAAGGTCAGCGCGATCAAGATCGACGGCAAGCGCTCGTACGCCCGGGTCCGGGAGGGCGAGGAGTTCGAGCTCGCCGCCCGGCCGACCACCGTGCACGCGTTCACCGTGCACGAGCGGCGGGCGGCCGTCGCCGAGGACGGCACGCCGGTGCTCGACCTCGACGTCACCGTCGAGTGCTCCTCCGGGACGTACATCCGGGCGCTGGCCCGCGACCTCGGCGCGGCGCTCGGCGTCGGCGGGCACCTGACCGCGCTGCGGCGCACCAGGGTCGGGCCGTACGCGGTCGAGTCGGCGCACACCCTGGAGCAGTTGGAGGAGAAGCTGGAGGTGCTGCCCATCGCCGAGGCCGCGGCCGCCGCCTTCCCGCGCTGGGACGTCGACGCCGAACAGGCCCGGCTGCTCTCCAACGGCATGCGGCTGGACGCGCCCGGGCTCGGCGCCGACGGGCCGATCGCGGTCTTCGACCCGGACGGGCGGTTCCTGGCGCTGATCGAGGAGAGCGGCGGGAAGGCCAAGCCGGTCGCGGTGTTCGTCGGCTGA
- a CDS encoding GNAT family N-acetyltransferase, whose amino-acid sequence MDVRLEPWSDSHLDLLRRINTPAMRRHVGGPESPELLLARHRRYLELPSLGGTMYAVLADGERAGSIAHHRREWRGAEVHEAGWNVLPEFQGRGVAAAAGRALLTALRALVAADPAAPGVLHAFPAVDNAPSNALCARLGFSCDGPCAFEYPQRSGRFLHSNDWRLRLR is encoded by the coding sequence ATGGACGTGCGCCTGGAACCCTGGTCCGACTCCCACCTCGACCTGCTGCGCCGGATCAACACCCCGGCGATGCGCCGGCACGTCGGCGGCCCGGAGTCCCCGGAGCTGCTGCTCGCGCGCCACCGCCGCTACCTCGAACTCCCGTCCCTGGGCGGCACGATGTACGCCGTGCTGGCCGACGGCGAGCGGGCCGGGTCGATCGCGCACCACCGGCGCGAGTGGCGGGGCGCCGAGGTGCACGAGGCCGGCTGGAACGTGCTGCCGGAGTTCCAGGGCCGCGGTGTCGCGGCCGCGGCCGGCCGGGCGCTGCTGACCGCCCTGCGGGCCCTGGTGGCGGCCGATCCGGCGGCGCCGGGCGTGCTGCACGCGTTCCCGGCCGTCGACAACGCCCCGTCCAACGCGCTCTGCGCCCGGCTCGGCTTCAGCTGCGACGGCCCGTGCGCCTTCGAGTACCCGCAGCGCTCGGGCCGCTTCCTGCACAGCAACGACTGGCGCCTGCGGCTGCGTTGA